The Miscanthus floridulus cultivar M001 chromosome 17, ASM1932011v1, whole genome shotgun sequence genome has a window encoding:
- the LOC136515682 gene encoding uncharacterized mitochondrial protein AtMg00810-like has protein sequence MRQLPGYVDKKSPNYVCKLDKALYGLKQAPRAWHARLSGKLQTLGFTPSKSDTSLFYYNKGGHSLFVLVYVDDIIMASSSQDATNALLQDLQQEFALKDLGDLHYFLGIEVKRKQGGLVLSQERYASSVLARSGMNKCKPVDTPLSSTEKLSVLDGVKLGPEDSTWYRSLVGALQYLTLTRPDISFAMNKVCQFLHAPTLVHWSTVKRILRYVKGTIHLGLKIGPSTSMLVSAFLDADWAGCVDDRRSIGSFAVFLGDNLISWIARKQPTVSRSSTKAEYKALANATAEMVWIQKLLAELHVPHPSMARLWCDNLGAKYLSANPIFHARTKHIEIDFHFVRERVAQKLLDIRFINSGDQVADGFTKSLLVVKLRQFRNNLNLTSVSG, from the coding sequence ATGAGACAGCTGCCAGGGTATGTTGATAAGAAGAGTCCTAATTATGTTTGTAAGCTAGACAAAGCCCTCTACGGGTTGAAGCAGGCACCTCGGGCGTGGCATGCCCGGCTCTCAGGAAAATTGCAGACGTTGGGCTTTACTCCGTCTAAATCTGACACCTCTCTTTTCTACTACAACAAAGGAGGTCACAGCTTGTTTGTTctggtgtatgtggatgacatcatcaTGGCCAGCTCCTCCCAAGATGCAAccaatgcattactacaagatTTGCAACAAGAATTTGCCCTAAAGGATTTGGGTGATCTGCATTACTTCTTGGGTATTGAAGTTAAAAGGAAGCAAGGAGGTCTTGTGCTCTCTCAAGAAAGGTATGCCTCTAGTGTTCTTGCTCGGTCTGGCATGAACAAGTGTAAACCCGTAGACACACCTTTGTCAAGCACAGAGAAGCTGAGTGTCTTAGATGGTGTCAAGCTTGGGCCGGAAGATTCTACTTGGTATAGAAGCTTGGTTGGTGCCTTACAATATTTAACATTGACTAGGCCTGATATCAGCTTTGCTATGAATAAGGTATGTCAATTCCTGCATGCACCAACCTTGGTCCATTGGAGCACTGTTAAACGGATCCTAAGGTATGTAAAGGGAACAATTCATCTTGGGTTGAAGATTGGGCCATCTACATCTATGCTTGTTAGTGCATTCTTAGATGCAGATTGGGCAGGATGTGTTGATGACAGGAGATCAATAGGAAGCTTTGCGGTGTTTCTAGGGGATAATCTCATCTCTTGGATAGCCAGAAAGCAACCAACGGTGTCAAGATCAAGCACTAAAGCTGAGTACAAGGCATTAGCAAATGCCACTGCAGAGATGGTGTGGATCCAGAAGCTATTGGCTGAATTGCATGTTCCTCATCCTTCTATGGCTCGGCTTTGGTGTGATAACTTGGGTGCTAAATATCTCTCGGCAAATCCCATATtccatgcaagaaccaagcatATTGAGATCGATTTTCACTTTGTTCGGGAGAGAGTAGCACAAAAATTGTTAGACATAAGGTTTATCAATTCTGGTGATCAAGTTGCAGATGGATTCACCAAATCACTTCTTGTGGTTAAGCTTCGACAATTTAGAAACAATCTCAACCTCACAAGTGTTAGTGGCTGA